One genomic window of Carassius auratus strain Wakin chromosome 14, ASM336829v1, whole genome shotgun sequence includes the following:
- the LOC113113620 gene encoding protocadherin alpha-3-like isoform X7, whose product MAPIILLGGTVFCLVLLGLLPIASGQIAYSISEEVNTGTFVGNIAKDLNLNVQELESRGFHIPAVLGRTYFEVNLKTGVLFVSERIDREEFCPASPQCSINLEAIVDNPLNMFRIEIKILDINDNAPSFRINSKRFNISELSIVGDRFQLPRASDPDVGANSVKNYKLSPSEHFSLDVQRGGEQSVSSELVLQKALDREKQPVIHLTLTAVDGGNPPKSGTMQIVINVQDVNDNAPVFGKALYKVRLVENAPVGTLIIHLNATDLDEGVNSEIIYSLVHQDSDDKANSVFKMDSSTGVISVQGNVDFEQHNAYEIHAQAKDKGSSPRSAHCKILVEVLDLNDNEPEISLMSQVNTVREDAKKETTVALITISDKDSGKNGNTHGKVVGDVPFKLQSSYKNYYSLVVDGPLDRERVDRYNVTIMASDEGTPPLSATRVFTVYVSDVNDNPPHFPNPVVNIFVKENGPKGQIIYTLSAVDPDLDENSKITYGLFEPLLKSGDTYSAVSINPDSGVIHSLKSVDYEETKTFQFKVQATDSGVPPLSSNVTVNVFILDENDNSPGILAPYSELGSVNTENIPYSADAGYFVAKIRAVDADSGYNALLSYHISEPKGNNLFRVGTSSGEIRTKRRMSDNDLKTHPLIILVCDNGEPSLSATVSIDVVVVESAGDVKTPFRHAPIKEESFSDLNLYLLIAIVCMSVIFFLSLVSLIAVKCHRTDSSLDRYSAPMITTHPDGSWSYSKSAPQYDVCFSSDTLKSDVVVFPASFPPADAELISINEGDTFTRTQTLPNKEKPKGPNTDWRYSASLRAGMQSSVHMEESSVMQGAQGVLVQNWPTVSSAPDNEGGEVSPPVGAGVDSNSWHFRYGPGPGGPPHLKPGEVPPEAFIIPGSPAIISIRQGDGDDKSDFITFGKKEEAKKKKKKKKEKKDKREKGKDDDDD is encoded by the exons ATGGCTCCGATAATTCTTCTTGGTGGGACCGTTTTTTGTCTGGTTTTGCTGGGCTTACTGCCTATAGCTTCAGGCCAGATCGCATATTCCATTTCAGAGGAGGTGAATACGGGGACGTTTGTTGGAAATATCGCAAAGGATCTTAATTTGAATGTTCAAGAACTGGAATCACGCGGGTTTCATATCCCCGCAGTTTTGGGAAGGACATATTTTGAGGTTAATTTGAAAACCGGTGTTCTGTTTGTCAGCGAAAGGATCGACAGAGAGGAATTCTGCCCAGCCTCACCGCAATGTTCCATAAATTTAGAAGCCATTGTCGATAATCCGTTAAACATGTTTCGCATTGAGATAAAAATTTTAGACATTAATGACAATGCTCCGTCGTTTCGTATTAATTCTAAGCGATTTAATATCTCAGAATTGTCCATTGTTGGAGACCGATTTCAGCTGCCTAGAGCGTCTGACCCTGACGTTGGAGCGAACTCGGTTAAAAATTACAAGCTGAGTCCAAGCGAGCACTTTTCCCTGGATGTACAACGCGGAGGAGAGCAGAGTGTGTCGTCTGAGTTAGTACTGCAGAAAGCTTTAGATCGAGAAAAACAGCCTGTGATTCACCTCACACTGACTGCTGTAGACGGAGGAAACCCTCCCAAATCAGGTACAATGCAGATCGTCATAAATGTGCAAGATGTGAATGATAACGCACCCGTTTTTGGCAAAGCTCTTTACAAAGTGCGGCTTGTTGAAAATGCACCAGTGGGAACATTAAtcatacatctaaatgccactgaTTTAGATGAGGGTGTGAATAGTGAAATTATTTATTCTTTAGTGCACCAAGACAGCGATGACAAAGCAAACAGCGTTTTTAAAATGGACTCTTCCACCGGCGTGATTTCAGTGCAGGGCAATGTGGATTTTGAGCAACACAATGCATATGAGATTCATGCTCAGGCTAAAGACAAAGGGTCGAGTCCGCGATCTGCGCACTGTAAAATATTAGTAGAGGTTTTAGATTTAAACGACAATGAGCCAGAAATATCATTAATGTCACAAGTGAACACAGTAAGGGAGGATGCTAAAAAAGAAACAACGGTTGCTTTGATAACGATATCGGACAAAGACTCGGGAAAGAATGGGAATACGCATGGGAAAGTGGTAGGTGATGTTCCTTTTAAATTACAGTCGTCGTATAAAAACTATTATTCTCTTGTAGTGGATGGGCCGTTGGATAGAGAGCGTGTTGATCGATATAATGTCACAATCATGGCGTCAGATGAAGGGACTCCGCCTCTTTCTGCCACtcgtgtgtttacagtatatgtaTCTGATGTTAATGACAATCCACCACATTTCCCAAATCCTGTCGTAAATATCTTTGTAAAAGAAAATGGCCCTAAAGGCCAGATAATTTACACTCTTTCAGCTGTTGATCCAGATTTAGATGAAAATTCCAaaattacttatggattatttgAACCACTTCTTAAATCTGGAGATACATATTCTGCTGTTAGTATAAACCCTGATAGTGGAGTTATACACAGTTTAAAGTCAGTTGACTATGAGGAGACAAAAACGTTTCAGTTTAAAGTCCAGGCCACAGACTCTGGTGTTCCTCCGCTCAGCAGTAACGTGACTGTCAATGTGTTTATCCTGGATGAGAATGACAACAGTCCCGGGATTCTCGCGCCCTATTCCGAGCTCGGTTCCGTTAACACGGAGAACATTCCCTATTCTGCTGATGCGGGCTACTTTGTGGCCAAGATCAGGGCTGTAGATGCAGATTCTGGTTACAACGCACTGCTGTCTTACCACATCTCTGAACCCAAAGGAAACAATCTGTTCCGAGTCGGAACCAGCAGCGGGGAGATCAGGACTAAGAGGAGAATGAGTGACAATGACCTGAAAACTCACCCGCTGATCATTTTGGTTTGTGATAACGGAGAGCCCTCACTGTCAGCGACTGTGTCTATTGATGTTGTGGTTGTTGAAAGCGCAGGTGACGTCAAGACTCCGTTCAGACATGCGCCGATAAAGGAGGAGAGTTTCTCGGATTTAAATCTGTATTTGCTGATCGCCATTGTGTGCATGTCCGTCATCTTTTTCCTGAGTCTCGTCAGTTTGATAGCTGTGAAATGCCACAGGACAGACAGCAGTTTGGACAGGTACAGTGCCCCGATGATCACCACTCATCCTGATGGGAGCTGGTCTTACTCCAAATCTGCTCCGCAGTATGACGTGTGTTTTAGCTCCGACACACTGAAGAGTGACGTAGTAGTTTTCCCTGCGTCATTTCCGCCTGCAGATGCAGAACTGATCAGTATTAATGAAGGAGACACTTTTACAAGAACACAAACACTTCCTAATAAAGAAAAG CCTAAAGGTCCCAATACAGACTGGAGATATTCAGCGTCCCTCAGAGCAGGAATGCAGAG TTCGGTCCATATGGAGGAGTCATCCGTGATGCAGGGTGCTCAAGGAGTTCTTGTTCAGAACTGGCCCACCGTTTCCAGTGCTCCTG ATAATGAAGGTGGAGAGGTCTCTCCCCCCGTAGGTGCTGGAGTGGACAGCAACAGTTGGCATTTTCGATACGGACCCGGTCCGGGAGGCCCTCCACATCTGAAACCCGGTGAGGTTCCTCCTGAAGCCTTCATCATCCCTGGTTCTCCAGCCATTATTTCCATCAGACAAGGAGACGGAGACGACAAGAGCGACTTTATTACCTTTGGAAAAAAGGAGGAGgccaagaaaaagaagaaaaagaagaaggagaagaaggatAAGCGGGAGAAAGggaaagatgatgatgatgattag
- the LOC113113620 gene encoding protocadherin alpha-C2-like isoform X1, which produces MAVAGRCSCIKENVPLCFCFFIVLLSVLTNAQIRYSIQEELESGTVVGDLVRDLGLDLRKLSARRIRISSDSARRYFSINHKTGKLVISDRIDRETLCEISGTCTLSLDVVLENPFEQHNVDVEILDANDNSPLFPRDEYQLEISEGAQPGARFSIEGAQDSDDASNSVRHYRLTSNEHLALDSTKPPADGKHIELVLKKPFDRELLQSHQFLLTATDGGSPPRSGTAKINVRVLDTNDNVPVFGSSVYKVKLRENSPVGALVIKLNATDRDEGSNGEVYYSFSSYTPDRVRQVFSIDTDSGEIRVKSNVDFEETSSYEMYIQAADRGQGAVAVHCKVVVEVLDVNDNPPEIVLSSLSSPVREDARADTVVALISINDKDSGQNKQVSLDIIPPNLPFKIKSIRNHYTIVTSAFLDRETIASYNVTVTATDGGTPPLSSSMTVRVEVADVNDNPPRFEQTSYTVYVSENNAPSAPLCVVKATDPDADENARITYTVLNDNNHGISVASYVSVKPASGEVYALRSFDFEKLREFHFQVKAQDNGVPPLSRVATVYIYIMDSNDHNPQFVRPAANGSHSTETILRNSEAGVLVSRILAWDLDAGENAWLLYSLHHPLELDLFKVHEYTGEIRTTRRVNEDNATVFSLTVHVRDHGLPPRSASTTINIAVMELPPKVAPDPKRIIRPHGAMMFSHVTLYLIIALSATIFVFLLTVFVLVIVRCHAYCSQPDACSCSPCCGSKKKKKSTMKKVPKDGGSGSVAAGGGGGGAAGGGGGAAGGVTVQQQSAVMRRDLKVEPHYIEVRGNGSLTKTYCYKTCLTATSGSDTFMFYNTGRPLSGTWGSGADRFFTGQSGQFVRRLSMPDATAIQPKGPNTDWRYSASLRAGMQSSVHMEESSVMQGAQGVLVQNWPTVSSAPDNEGGEVSPPVGAGVDSNSWHFRYGPGPGGPPHLKPGEVPPEAFIIPGSPAIISIRQGDGDDKSDFITFGKKEEAKKKKKKKKEKKDKREKGKDDDDD; this is translated from the exons ATGGCTGTTGCAGGGCGATGTAGCTGCATAAAAGAGAACGTGcctctttgtttttgtttcttcattgttCTACTAAGTGTCCTTACAAATGCACAAATTCGCTACAGCATTCAGGAGGAGCTGGAGAGCGGCACTGTCGTTGGCGATCTTGTTCGGGATCTCGGGCTGGATCTGCGAAAGCTTTCGGCTCGTCGGATCAGAATCAGCTCCGACAGTGCGAGGCGATACTTCAGCATCAACCACAAAACTGGTAAGCTTGTTATAAGCGACCGGATTGACCGCGAAACGCTCTGTGAAATCAGCGGCACCTGCACGCTTAGTCTCGACGTGGTGTTGGAAAACCCATTTGAACAGCACAACGTGGATGTTGAGATTTTGGATGCAAATGACAACTCGCCGCTTTTCCCGCGAGACGAGTACCAGTTGGAGATCTCCGAGGGCGCACAGCCAGGCGCGCGGTTTTCCATTGAGGGCGCGCAGGATTCTGACGACGCCTCAAATTCCGTGCGCCATTATCGCCTCACCTCAAACGAACACCTGGCGCTCGATTCAACCAAACCACCTGCTGACGGAAAACACATAGAGCTCGTCCTGAAAAAGCCTTTCGACCGTGAGCTTTTGCAGTCACACCAGTTTCTTCTCACCGCTACTGACGGTGGATCTCCCCCGCGCTCAGGCACAGCCAAAATCAACGTGCGAGTTTTGGATACCAATGACAACGTGCCAGTCTTCGGCAGTTCCGTATACAAAGTGAAACTGCGGGAAAACTCTCCTGTTGGCGCGCTGGTAATTAAATTAAACGCCACAGATAGAGATGAGGGCTCCAATGGGGAGGTGTATTACTCCTTTAGCTCTTACACGCCAGATAGAGTGAGACAGGTGTTTTCCATAGACACAGACAGTGGAGAAATTAGAGTTAAAAGCAATGTAGACTTTGAAGAAACCAGCAGCTATGAGATGTATATCCAGGCAGCAGACAGAGGCCAAGGGGCCGTAGCAGTGCACTGTAAAGTGGTGGTGGAGGTGCTGGATGTGAATGATAACCCTCCTGAGATTGTGCTCTCCTCACTCTCCAGTCCAGTTCGGGAAGACGCTCGTGCAGACACTGTGGTGGCTTTAATAAGCATAAATGACAAAGACTCTGGACAAAACAAGCAGGTCAGTTTGGACATCATCCCCCCAAATCTAccatttaaaatcaaatcaatccGAAACCATTACACTATTGTTACCTCTGCCTTCCTGGACCGGGAGACAATAGCATCATATAACGTCACAGTTACAGCCACGGATGGTGGAACGCCACCTCTTTCATCGTCAATGACAGTACGAGTAGAAGTGGCAGATGTAAACGACAATCCACCACGTTTTGAACAGACTTCATACACTGTTTATGTCTCAGAAAACAATGCACCCAGTGCACCTTTGTGCGTTGTCAAGGCAACAGATCCTGATGCTGATGAGAATGCTCGCATCACATACACTGTCCTAAATGACAACAACCATGGTATTTCAGTGGCATCATATGTTTCTGTCAAACCTGCCTCAGGTGAGGTGTATGCACTGCGATCGTTTGACTTCGAGAAGTTGCGTGAGTTTCATTTCCAGGTTAAAGCTCAAGACAACGGTGTGCCGCCTTTGAGCAGAGTGGCAACAGTTTATATTTACATCATGGACTCCAATGACCACAACCCACAATTTGTTCGCCCAGCGGCAAACGGCTCACACTCCACAGAGACTATCTTGCGTAACTCAGAGGCAGGGGTCCTTGTTTCACGTATCCTGGCTTGGGACTTAGATGCTGGAGAAAATGCCTGGTTGCTATACAGCCTCCATCACCCGCTGGAATTGGACTTGTTTAAGGTGCATGAGTACACAGGAGAAATCCGCACAACACGGCGAGTAAATGAGGATAATGCTACTGTTTTTAGCCTCACAGTGCATGTACGAGATCATGGTTTGCCTCCCCGCTCTGCATCTACAACAATTAACATTGCCGTTATGGAGCTCCCACCCAAAGTGGCCCCAGACCCAAAACGCATTATCAGGCCACATGGCGCAATGATGTTCTCCCATGTAACCCTCTATCTTATCATTGCCCTGAGTGCAACCATCTTTGTTTTCTTGCTCACCGTCTTTGTCCTAGTAATTGTTCGCTGCCATGCCTACTGCAGCCAGCCAGATGCCTGCTCCTGCTCACCTTGCTGTGGGtccaagaagaaaaagaagtctACAATGAAGAAGGTACCCAAAGACGGTGGAAGTGGTAGTGTGGCTGCAGGTGGCGGAGGAGGTGGAGCCGCAGGTGGAGGTGGTGGCGCTGCTGGCGGGGTCACAGTCCAGCAACAGTCCGCGGTGATGCGGAGAGACCTGAAAGTGGAACCACACTACATTGAGGTCCGAGGAAATGGCTCTTTAACCAAAACATACTGCTATAAGACCTGCCTGACTGCCACCTCAGGAAGTGACACCTTTATGTTCTACAATACGGGGCGTCCGTTGAGTGGGACTTGGGGCTCGGGGGCAGACCGTTTCTTCACAGGACAGAGTGGTCAGTTTGTGCGCAGACTGAGCATGCCCGATGCTACGGCAATACAG CCTAAAGGTCCCAATACAGACTGGAGATATTCAGCGTCCCTCAGAGCAGGAATGCAGAG TTCGGTCCATATGGAGGAGTCATCCGTGATGCAGGGTGCTCAAGGAGTTCTTGTTCAGAACTGGCCCACCGTTTCCAGTGCTCCTG ATAATGAAGGTGGAGAGGTCTCTCCCCCCGTAGGTGCTGGAGTGGACAGCAACAGTTGGCATTTTCGATACGGACCCGGTCCGGGAGGCCCTCCACATCTGAAACCCGGTGAGGTTCCTCCTGAAGCCTTCATCATCCCTGGTTCTCCAGCCATTATTTCCATCAGACAAGGAGACGGAGACGACAAGAGCGACTTTATTACCTTTGGAAAAAAGGAGGAGgccaagaaaaagaagaaaaagaagaaggagaagaaggatAAGCGGGAGAAAGggaaagatgatgatgatgattag